From Clostridium sp. SY8519:
ATGGAAGAGCATCCAGAAGCCTGAAATTATGCTTCTTTATTTCGATCTCATCGCTAAATCCAAGAATGTAATTTGTTGCTATCCGGTAAATAATTTCCGTCGGTGCCAGCCCATATACCTGGTCTGCAAAGATATGCTGAAGCCGTTCAACCGGATCCTGATACAGTTCTTTCATCCGGTCACTGTTATACAGCCGTTTTACAATCTCTGTGATATACAGACCTGACTTCATATACAGGTCAATGAAGGTCTTGTCATCCTGATCAAAACATCCCGGATTCTCTTTCTCCAGGAGATCCACCATCTCCTTTACTACTTTCTTCGGCGTAAAGATCTGGTTTGTCTTCTGTGGCGGAATATAATCGAAAATATCTTCTTCATTTGTCTCGTTAAAGTAATCTGCCAGTTCCTTCTTCTTGCGTATGAATTCCTTCACGGAATCATTGAAGACAACCGGGTCAAACAGATGCCCTTCGAACTGCTTCTCTTCTCCTGTCTCCTTATCCTTGTACAAACCTCCATCCCGCAGGAACAGGAACTGATCCAGGGTAATGCTGGTAACTTCCTTGAAGACATCCGGAGGGATAATCCGGTCAAAGTTTTCCAGTGTCACATCGTGATCAGACGCATATGCCATCAGGAAGGACGGGATCGTCCGGGCAAAACCTCGCAGATGTGCACGTACCCCTTCCATAATCTCATCTTTCTGGTGTTCTTTCCGTCCTGTTTGAACTGTCTTAACGATCTCCTGGCCTGCGTCTTCCACAAATGTTTCAGCGCTTTCCTGCAGCACATCTTTTAATCGGTTTGTAATCTCTTCCTGCTTCTTTATAAACTCTTCATGGACAGTCTGGACCGCTTTCTCATCGGTTGGATCTTTTAATTCCTGCAGTGCTTTATCCCGCTCTGCTTCCGCCTTTCCCCGTTCGATCTCAGTCTGGTCAAATGCCTTTTGTACCGTGTGACGGGCTTTTTCTTCCAGCTGTGCCTCGATCCGTTTCCGGTCAGATGGGCGCATATCTGTACCGTATTCCGCTTTTGCTTCTTCAACCAATGGCTTTATTGCCTGTTTTACAAAAGCGTCCTGCAGCCGTTTGATCGCTGTATCTACAGGTGCCTTCTGGTCAAGCTTGTCATGTATCTCTTCCATAGTATCGGAAACACTATCGCTTACTTCTTCGGAAATATCGTAGATTTTCCCACCGAACAAGTCTTTTGCTTCCTTGGAAATATCATTATCAGGAATCTCTACTTCTCCCTTTTCATTGATATTTAACCTTTCCTTGTCCTCTGTAGAAGGCTCTACGGGGCTTCCTTCTGCTTGTGGTGGAATACTTATAATGATATCAATGACTTCCTGTGGAGCTGAGAAGATATTCGTAATATTCTGGAACAGGAAATTAGACATGAATCCACGCCGTACCACTTCCTGGCACCTGATCTTCCTCGGAATAGAAAGAACCTTCTCTGCATCCAGTTCTATCATTTCACCGGCATCATCTTCGCCGATCACAGGCAGGAAGTTCAACAGTGTACGGATATGCTTCTTTCTAAGATCCATATCTCCGTTTCCGTTTGCCGTGTCTCCTGATAAATCATTGGCATATTGTTCCACGATTACAAGCGTCCTTGCCGGGTCGAAGTCAAAGACATAGCAGTTCTCTTTCCGGGCATATTTCCTTGTTTCCTTATCGTAGAACATGCATGGATTCTGCGCACGGAATGCTGCCTGCATATACAAAGACGGTGAATGGACGTTGGAAAGCATTAATACAGCGGTCCATTCCGGGATTGTAACGCCTGTTGTAAGCTGTCCTACAGACAGTGTTATTGTCTTATCATTTTCCCGGATCGCTTTCGTAACAGCATCAAATGACTGCTTTAATTCTTCACCTTCATCCTCATCCAATTTGTTATCCCCGGCAGCAAGGACGATCTTATACTGGCTGAATACCGGGTGCTGTTCCAGCTTCTTTGCCAGTGCTTTCGCGCTGTCTACACGGTTCAACAGCCACAAAGTATGTTTCAGCTCATTGCGCAGCTTATCCGTGGAAAATGGGTACTTTTCCCCTTTTGTCAGGGCATCCAGGAACTTATCTACGGATGAGTCATGTACAAAAGAACCATGCCCATTCGTCTCGAAGAACTCATTCAGATCGAAGGCATATTCTTCCGTTTCTCCGTTGATTTCAATACCCTGACGCAGTTCATCCTTTATAATTTCTGACATCTGATAGGTAAACAGATTGAGCTGTGGAAGGTTTGCATATGGATTTTCCCCTTCGCCATCCCATTCCTGTTTTGCTTTCTGTTCGTCCGCGTACGTCCAGTTATAGATGGCGTCTTCCGGGAACTTATCGTTTGCCAGTGCTTTGAACGGCGTTCCGGATAAATGCAGCGTAAACTTCCGCTTGATCTGGTCAAACGCCAGATCTGTCTTGTATGTATCAACACCTTCATGTGCTTCATCGATGACAAGCACATCCCAGTCCATATTTGCAACTTCCCGGAGCTTTTCATATTTTCCACCAAAGGCTTTTGCACCTTTTAAATCCTGAAGGCTGACAAATTCAATACAGCCCATGAATTCGGAATCATCCGTACGGGAAGCACGGTCTACATATTCCTCGCGGGATACAACCAGAGGCTTATCTTTAATACCTGATACATTGCTGACAAATACATAACCGGATTCTGTTCCAAGGAATTTCGCATAGTCAGCGTACCAAGAATTGGCAATTGCCGGGCGGTTCGTTACAACCAGTACGTTAACAGCACCGATCTGCTTACAGAAGTCATACACGGACAGTGTCTTTCCGAACCGGGGCTTCGCGTTCCATAAGAACTCCCCGCCTTCATGGTCTCTCCGGTATGCTGCAGCCTGGCTGACTGCTTCATCCTGCTCTTTCCGAAGCTTATAGGAAATTGTTTCGGTACCTTTTACAAGGCCGTGGGATGACCGGAAATCGTAGAACATATTTCTGGAAGCATTTCCTGTGATATGGAACCATTCCGTCCCTCTTGTCCTCTCAATCCCGTTCTTCTGAAGATATGCATGAAAATCAGAATCATGGAAAATTTTTCCAGACCCATCATCATAAATGGCGTTTCCCATCCACTCCAGCTTGTATTTTATATCCGCTGTATGCATCTGCTGGTTCAAACGTTTTTGTACATCCTGTTCTGTATACCCGATCTTCGTCCATCCATCATGGCGATGGATTTCCGGTGTTGTATATGCATAGATCATGGGGACAACCGGCTTGGCTGTCTTGATCATGTCTGTTACATTACTCATTAATCCATCTCCTTTACGTGTGTTTCGATAAATTCTATCTCTTCTTCTGATAAGCCGTATTTTTTATACAACTGCAGATCGATATTATGAATAGATTCAGACCAATTGATATCAGCATTTTCAGTAAAATCTTGTAATGGAATTTTAGACCATGTAGCTTTAGACTGGTTATTTTGAGTAGTTTTCATTATACCAAGCAAAGCCCTTGCAAACTTTGTCTTTATGTATTTCGATAATGATACCGCTTCGTATTTTGTATCAAACTCCCCTATACTTAAAAAGGTCTGTGTATGGACAGCCTCAGGTCCTAATATTATAGGCTCACTTAGTATTTCACCAAAACTCCCTGATCCAATTGCACCAGCCATAAGAACCTTCCATTTATGAAGATTACCCTGGTCTTTAAAATATGTTCTTTTCGCAAATAAAATAATACGTTCATTCCTCTTTCGACCAAATACTTTTACATCACCCTCTAAATAATCTGCATGAAAAATTTCTGGGTATCGCTCAAATACACTGGATGCAACAGCCTTTGCATGCTGTTTATCTGTACGGCCAATCAAATCAGGATGCTCTGTAAATAACATATCTGTAAAACGGTAACTATCTGGACTATGAACAAGATCTCCAATATTAGTATTTATATATCGTTTAACTTTGTCATATACATTTCTCAAATTCTCCGACTGAATAAATACACCAATAGATCCAAAATCTTTCAGTCTGTCATAATATGAGATCACAACGCCACCTTTTATATCCACACCAGAAAATACGGACGTACTATCTTCGACATATTTCAATACTTTAAAATGTTCATCATTTAACATTTTCTTGTTCCAAGCTTTTGGTGTAGCACCAGCCTGTGTCAAGAAACGCGCAGGCGTGATAAGTTCAGTAACATCAGCTATCAAAAAAGCATTATCCATAAAAACGTTATATACAGGCTTCGCCTGATTGTTTAATCCAACATTTGCACTTTGGTATGGCGGATTTCCGATACAAATATCAAACAATTTTTTCTTTCCCATATCTTTCTCCTTTAATCTTCCTTCAATTCATGAAAAACCAGGGAATTCTTGCTTCTCCAGTTCGTGATCCTGCAGTACACAGAGGTTGTTTCTTCTTCGACCGGATTCAGAAGATCCGATATCGTGTATTGATGGTTTTCCTGTCTTTTTCCTGCATACGGTACCGTATCGGTGAGACCATCCATCTGCCAGAAATTCCATGCGATGATGTTGGAAACCTTTTCCAGCTCCTTCTTTGTTGCATCCCTTCCAAGTCTTACACGGATGTAATCGGAAAACGTCAATACCAGATTGCAACGTGCCAAGAGCAGGTTGTCTCCCTGATATTCGTATCCATATACGCTCTCAAACGCCCTGTACGTCCATTTCAGCCAGTCTTTTTCATTTGTGGTATTTTCATTGACGATACGTAGCTTTCGGTCTAACATCCCGATCCGGCGTTTTGGAGGCAGAATCAGTTCACCGGTTGAAGCATCATACCGGGAAACGATGTACGGGGCTTCGCCGCATGTGATTTCCAGGCGTCTGGAATCCACGTAATGCTTCCAGGACTTTGACGGCTTATCCGGAAACCGGACAGGGTCTTCTACTACCACCCAGTCATGGTCTTTTTCTATGTTAAAGACGTCCTTTCGCCCGAACCACTCTTCATCCGTGAAGTTATTCATTTTGTTACAGAGCCAGGCGGGTGTAAAAACCTCTGCTTTCTTTCTGGTCCGGTCAGCCTGTTCCGCATCTTCCTTTAAGATACGGGGCTGCACATTGATCGGATCCAGCCCGAAGATGTCTTTCGCATCCATGCACCGGTCAGCAGCATACTGTTCTCCAAGACTGAGGTAACTGTCGGTCGCATATACGATATTCTGTTTTGTCGTTTTATCCTCCAGAAGCCTGTGAAAAACAAGGTTCAGGGGATAGTTCTGCAGATCGATTAACAAAGCCTTCTCCTTTGTAGTATATGTATACTTCTATTTTATCAATATGATGTAGACGTTTCAACATAATTGTATCATATACAGAACATCCGTTAGAATTCACAAATAACAACAACTTATTTTCAGAATGATCCGGGGAAGCATATTCCGTAAAATCAGGATGTTGTTTTCAGATTTTACATGTCAACTGACAGATGCCGTCTTATTTTTACGTCTTCTATTCTTATCAAGTCTGGTTTCCGATATAAAATCCAAGTCTACCCTGAGATAACACACCGGGCAAAAAAAAGCTGACCGCAAACGCAGCCAGCTAAAGTCCTAATCGTTTTCCAATTCATTATCCAGTTCTTCTAACCGTTGTTTCAGACGTTCCCTTGCCCTCAATTTATCCTCTCGTGTCGGCTTTAATGTTAATGCTTTCGGAAATGTCCATTCCCAATCCAGATATTTTTTCTTTACATCATCAGCAACAGCAGAAACAGCCATATCACTTATATCATTTACGAGCAATTGCTGATCATACCATTTCGATATGTATTCATTTAAATGACCGGAATCATCTTCATTAAAACGCATATACACCCGATCATTCAGTTTTTCTAAAACAAGCCCGTGTTGTTCTTCTAATTCAAATAATGTATACATAACCCCTATATAACTGAAATGCTCCGGATCAGCCAAAGCCAACGGTTCAACTCCTAAAACAGAAGCTATATCCTTTAAACGCTCATTTTTTGGTTTTCGCTGTCCATTCTCATATTTTTGCATCATGTCCGCCGAAATACCAATCTTTTCAGCAAGTTCTTGCATAGACAAACCTTTGGCAACGCGAATACGTCTGATTCTGGACCCAACACGAGCACCCTCTGTTTCGTCTATATAATCTATTGGATCCTGTCCGAAAGGATTATACACAAAAAAGCTCATTTCTAATTTCCTCTCTCTTCTTATGAACACATATCTTTTTCGATTTTAACACAGATACAGACGCCCTGATTAGGAAATAAGCACAAATGGTGTAAATAGAACATTATTTTATAATTTGTTCTTTACAGTTACGTCTTTATATATTATTATCATAGTATGGAAAGAACGTTTTTATATATTTTGTTCTTATTTGATAAGGAGAACGGCACTTATGAAACAAATGTTTGAACATTATCCTGAGCTGTTAGATGTCAACACTGTCGCTGATATCCTCGGTGTAACGCCTGTAACTGTTCGGAGACACATTCAGGCAGGAAACCTGCCAAGTATTAAAGTCGGAAGACTTATTAGGATACCAAAGCATGAGCTTTGTGAAAGTTTGGAAGGAGGACGAGTCCATGCAAAAGAAGGTTGAACTTAATCTTGAGATTTTACTTCTGAATGATTTATACAACACCGGCGTCATCGACCAGGAGCTGTACGAGAAAGCACTTTCGAAGCTGAATAGCACAATGACGGAGGCAGCCTGACATGCGGGCTGCTATCTATCACTTTACAGACAAATCAGCGAAACGACCGATCGTCTATCAGAAGCAATTGACAGCATTAAAGGAATTCGCAGAATCCAAAGGCTTCGACGATGTAGACATATATTGTGATAAAAGCTTACGAAGAACGGAGCATAAGGAATTCGACCGCTTTATGTCTTCTTGCAGCGAATACGAAGCCCTGATTACAAAGGATTTTTACCATATCTCCAGGAACACCCAGCAATCAATGAAAATTATGAAAGATCTGCTGAACAAAAACGTCCCTGTTTATTCAATGGAAAACGGTCGTTTTTTCTGGGAAGAAGTTCCTGTCGATCAGCCACTCCGAGTCGCAACATATACAACACACTTCGGGGAGCCACACGAGATTAAACAGGTTGTCGAAGTACGAAACGATATTTTTAAGTTGTATGCGAATAAACGGACAAGCTGGATTATTACAGATCAATACTACGACGAGACGCTGTACAAGAAGGACGCCGAACAAATCCAACTGAAAAAGCTTATTGCAAACAAAGACCTGTATGACCTGCTACTGGTCCATAACTTAGGCGATGTGCATTGGCGGACAGCGAAATTTTGTAAGATCCGGGAGCAACTGCAATTAGACATTTACTCCCTGCAAAACGGATTTCTCAAATACACCACGGAGGTACCATGAGTTACGCATCAGAAATTTCCCGCAAACTAAATACAGGATCAGGAACAGTAACAGCCGTCATCTATGCCAGAGTCTCCACTGAGAATGAAGGTCAGAAGGACAGCTGTGCCAACCAGGTTGAAATGGCATTGAACTATATCCGGCAGCATCCCAACATAACTTTAAAAGGCACTTATGTAGACGACGGCATTTCGGGTAAAAATGATTTCACGAGACCTCAGTATACAGCAATGCGGGCAAAAATCGAAACAGAACACATTGATTTGATTATTACCAAAGCACTGTCCCGTCTAAACAGGGATCAGCTCAATTCTTTAGAACTGCGATCTTTCCTTGTAGAACACAAAACAACCGTTTTTACATTAGAAGACTTAAGCATTCAAGATTTCGAAGACTTCAATTCTGAATTCATGCACTCTTTCAAATATTTGATAGACGCACAATTCGTTCAACAGCAAAGTCTTAATGGAAGGAAAACTCAACAGCTGCGCTGCGAACGTAAGGAGCTTTCCTCAAAAGATGTCTGTTTTGGCTACGACTGGAATCCTGGAACCAAAACCATAACCATCAATGAAGAACAAGCCGAAACGGTCCGATGGATTTTCGAAGAATTTGTATTCCATAACGGAGTACCAGCAACGATCCACAACCAGTTGCATGAGAAAGGTATCGAATTATGCGAAAAAACTGTTTCGAACATCATCCGCCGGGAAAAGTATATCGGCAAATTCTATATAAACCAGCGTTCCACCACTTTAGGAACCGGGAAAAAGAAATCCAAACGCTACCGTCTCCCGAAGGAGCAATGGGTGCTGGTGGAGCGTCAGGATCTCGTAATCGTGGATCCGGATATCTTTGCAATGGCCCAGCGTATACACAAGGCCCGACAAACCGTGTTTGGAAAGCCAGAGAAGCCGAACGGACAGCCCCACTACATCGGAAGGCACAAATACGCCGGAAAGATCTACTGTTCAGAATGTCACAAATCATATATTCATGCTTTTGCGGACAGAGCCCATACAAAAGATATTTACAGGCTATGCAACCATTCAAGCTGTTCAACACCGGATCGGGTATACGAATCCGACTTAGACGCAATCATCAGCCACGCCTTAAAGACAATTCTTACAGAACAAACCTCCGTCTTCGCCAACCTGGAGAAAGTGCTAGTTGAGTGCGTGACAGCGTCCCAGAACAATAAATCCAAAATAACGGATATGCAGAAACAACGTAAGCAGTTGCAGAAAAAGATCGATGCATTGATTGAAACCATGGCTGAGGGCGGTTTAACGGAAGAGTCAAAGGAACTGATCAAAATCAAGATGAATACCCTTTCTGAGAAAGTGACCAGACTTTCCGAAGAAATCGTAAACACACAGGCATCACAGCTGGACGACTCTTATGTCGATACCAAACTGGCAGAAATCAGAACAGCGATCAGCAAGCTGAAGAATTTCACGGTAATCGACCGCGACAGAATTCTAAATTACATTGACAAAATCATTGTCCTGCCAAGAGGAGATCTCGAGATCTTGCTGAAAACAGGACATGTAATAACAGCAACAAAACAACCTATTAACCAGGATTTCTCCAATACAAAAGATGTAGTAAAGATCGGAAGACGAGATGTCCGGTATTGAAGGCCTTTATATGGACTCCCTATGTTCCCATCATGCAGAAATACAATATCTGTACTTAATACACAATGTATATAACGTTATTATCTTGCCATTTCACAGTTGCAAAAAGAAAAGAGAACCTTTCACAGCCCTCTTTCATATCGACTTTCTCATTCATTTGTCATACTCAACAGTTTGTCAACCAATGTCTCTAAACTTTTTCCCAAAAATGAGACAAAGTCTGGTATTGCACCAAATGCCATCCCAATTATTATCATTCGACCACATTCTCTTGCAGATTCCAATGCAAATCCATAGCTCAAAACACCTGTCAGAATAAATATAATTGATAAAAAGTAAAGCAAAATATTTCCCAACA
This genomic window contains:
- a CDS encoding DEAD/DEAH box helicase family protein, which translates into the protein MSNVTDMIKTAKPVVPMIYAYTTPEIHRHDGWTKIGYTEQDVQKRLNQQMHTADIKYKLEWMGNAIYDDGSGKIFHDSDFHAYLQKNGIERTRGTEWFHITGNASRNMFYDFRSSHGLVKGTETISYKLRKEQDEAVSQAAAYRRDHEGGEFLWNAKPRFGKTLSVYDFCKQIGAVNVLVVTNRPAIANSWYADYAKFLGTESGYVFVSNVSGIKDKPLVVSREEYVDRASRTDDSEFMGCIEFVSLQDLKGAKAFGGKYEKLREVANMDWDVLVIDEAHEGVDTYKTDLAFDQIKRKFTLHLSGTPFKALANDKFPEDAIYNWTYADEQKAKQEWDGEGENPYANLPQLNLFTYQMSEIIKDELRQGIEINGETEEYAFDLNEFFETNGHGSFVHDSSVDKFLDALTKGEKYPFSTDKLRNELKHTLWLLNRVDSAKALAKKLEQHPVFSQYKIVLAAGDNKLDEDEGEELKQSFDAVTKAIRENDKTITLSVGQLTTGVTIPEWTAVLMLSNVHSPSLYMQAAFRAQNPCMFYDKETRKYARKENCYVFDFDPARTLVIVEQYANDLSGDTANGNGDMDLRKKHIRTLLNFLPVIGEDDAGEMIELDAEKVLSIPRKIRCQEVVRRGFMSNFLFQNITNIFSAPQEVIDIIISIPPQAEGSPVEPSTEDKERLNINEKGEVEIPDNDISKEAKDLFGGKIYDISEEVSDSVSDTMEEIHDKLDQKAPVDTAIKRLQDAFVKQAIKPLVEEAKAEYGTDMRPSDRKRIEAQLEEKARHTVQKAFDQTEIERGKAEAERDKALQELKDPTDEKAVQTVHEEFIKKQEEITNRLKDVLQESAETFVEDAGQEIVKTVQTGRKEHQKDEIMEGVRAHLRGFARTIPSFLMAYASDHDVTLENFDRIIPPDVFKEVTSITLDQFLFLRDGGLYKDKETGEEKQFEGHLFDPVVFNDSVKEFIRKKKELADYFNETNEEDIFDYIPPQKTNQIFTPKKVVKEMVDLLEKENPGCFDQDDKTFIDLYMKSGLYITEIVKRLYNSDRMKELYQDPVERLQHIFADQVYGLAPTEIIYRIATNYILGFSDEIEIKKHNFRLLDALPYAEDGTLEEKLEELFGRD
- a CDS encoding Eco57I restriction-modification methylase domain-containing protein — protein: MGKKKLFDICIGNPPYQSANVGLNNQAKPVYNVFMDNAFLIADVTELITPARFLTQAGATPKAWNKKMLNDEHFKVLKYVEDSTSVFSGVDIKGGVVISYYDRLKDFGSIGVFIQSENLRNVYDKVKRYINTNIGDLVHSPDSYRFTDMLFTEHPDLIGRTDKQHAKAVASSVFERYPEIFHADYLEGDVKVFGRKRNERIILFAKRTYFKDQGNLHKWKVLMAGAIGSGSFGEILSEPIILGPEAVHTQTFLSIGEFDTKYEAVSLSKYIKTKFARALLGIMKTTQNNQSKATWSKIPLQDFTENADINWSESIHNIDLQLYKKYGLSEEEIEFIETHVKEMD
- a CDS encoding helix-turn-helix transcriptional regulator, coding for MSFFVYNPFGQDPIDYIDETEGARVGSRIRRIRVAKGLSMQELAEKIGISADMMQKYENGQRKPKNERLKDIASVLGVEPLALADPEHFSYIGVMYTLFELEEQHGLVLEKLNDRVYMRFNEDDSGHLNEYISKWYDQQLLVNDISDMAVSAVADDVKKKYLDWEWTFPKALTLKPTREDKLRARERLKQRLEELDNELEND
- a CDS encoding helix-turn-helix domain-containing protein, encoding MKQMFEHYPELLDVNTVADILGVTPVTVRRHIQAGNLPSIKVGRLIRIPKHELCESLEGGRVHAKEG
- a CDS encoding recombinase family protein, with the translated sequence MRAAIYHFTDKSAKRPIVYQKQLTALKEFAESKGFDDVDIYCDKSLRRTEHKEFDRFMSSCSEYEALITKDFYHISRNTQQSMKIMKDLLNKNVPVYSMENGRFFWEEVPVDQPLRVATYTTHFGEPHEIKQVVEVRNDIFKLYANKRTSWIITDQYYDETLYKKDAEQIQLKKLIANKDLYDLLLVHNLGDVHWRTAKFCKIREQLQLDIYSLQNGFLKYTTEVP
- a CDS encoding recombinase family protein, encoding MSYASEISRKLNTGSGTVTAVIYARVSTENEGQKDSCANQVEMALNYIRQHPNITLKGTYVDDGISGKNDFTRPQYTAMRAKIETEHIDLIITKALSRLNRDQLNSLELRSFLVEHKTTVFTLEDLSIQDFEDFNSEFMHSFKYLIDAQFVQQQSLNGRKTQQLRCERKELSSKDVCFGYDWNPGTKTITINEEQAETVRWIFEEFVFHNGVPATIHNQLHEKGIELCEKTVSNIIRREKYIGKFYINQRSTTLGTGKKKSKRYRLPKEQWVLVERQDLVIVDPDIFAMAQRIHKARQTVFGKPEKPNGQPHYIGRHKYAGKIYCSECHKSYIHAFADRAHTKDIYRLCNHSSCSTPDRVYESDLDAIISHALKTILTEQTSVFANLEKVLVECVTASQNNKSKITDMQKQRKQLQKKIDALIETMAEGGLTEESKELIKIKMNTLSEKVTRLSEEIVNTQASQLDDSYVDTKLAEIRTAISKLKNFTVIDRDRILNYIDKIIVLPRGDLEILLKTGHVITATKQPINQDFSNTKDVVKIGRRDVRY